In Cupriavidus basilensis, one genomic interval encodes:
- a CDS encoding fimbria/pilus periplasmic chaperone, producing the protein MTHPIIAGSSDRRPRCERRWRGAGAMLALLLCLAPAGALAALSIIGTRFVYPAELSELSVRLRNAGDSPILVQAWLDQGEVNADPARLSVPFILSPPLLRLDPERKTVLRLRYTGEPLPEDRESVFWINFLEVPPLAGDTASLLRLSYRTRMKLLFRPAGLPGTPDEAIGQVTWAFGSAGKAGGAVLEASNPTPYHVSLARMAVGRAGAAVELDGQTIAPLGVTRFTLPGLKGAASDETVVHYEAVRDSGELIVGNANVKR; encoded by the coding sequence ATGACCCATCCGATCATTGCGGGCAGCAGCGATCGCAGGCCGCGCTGCGAGCGGCGGTGGCGCGGCGCTGGGGCCATGCTGGCCTTGCTGCTTTGCCTGGCGCCGGCCGGGGCGCTGGCGGCGTTGTCGATCATCGGCACCCGCTTTGTCTACCCCGCCGAGCTGTCGGAGTTGAGCGTGAGGCTGCGCAATGCGGGCGACAGCCCGATCCTGGTCCAGGCCTGGCTGGACCAGGGTGAGGTCAATGCCGATCCGGCCAGGCTGAGCGTGCCCTTCATCTTGTCGCCGCCGTTGCTCAGGCTGGACCCGGAGCGCAAGACGGTGCTCCGCCTGCGCTACACCGGTGAGCCGCTGCCGGAGGATCGCGAGTCGGTGTTCTGGATCAACTTTCTGGAGGTGCCGCCGCTGGCCGGGGACACCGCCAGTCTGCTGCGCCTGTCTTACCGCACCCGCATGAAGCTGCTGTTCCGGCCGGCGGGATTGCCCGGCACCCCGGACGAGGCCATCGGGCAGGTGACATGGGCGTTCGGCAGCGCAGGCAAGGCGGGCGGCGCCGTCCTGGAAGCAAGCAACCCTACGCCTTACCACGTGTCGCTGGCGCGGATGGCGGTCGGGCGCGCGGGCGCAGCGGTGGAACTGGACGGCCAGACCATCGCGCCGCTTGGCGTCACGCGGTTCACGCTGCCTGGCTTGAAGGGCGCCGCCTCGGACGAGACCGTGGTGCATTACGAAGCCGTCAGGGACAGCGGCGAACTGATCGTCGGCAATGCAAACGTCAAACGGTAG
- a CDS encoding molecular chaperone: protein MTSVARISSLLAAGVVALAACANVAQASIVIQGTRLVFPSDAREVTVRLNNIGSEPVLVQNWLDDGQADMPPEKVRVPFMLAPAVGRVEPSKGAVLRIVYTQEPLPADRETVFWLNVLEVPSKKEDAENALLFAFRSRIKVFFRPVQLTDVDAAPGKLAWKLVTVDRQVPGGKTAKQLAVEVSNPTPYHVSFGRVDARLEGRFVSAGGGMVAPLSKETFVLPEAKPGNHPGALVRYEVINDYGGRYTEEKALAN, encoded by the coding sequence ATGACGTCGGTCGCTCGCATCTCTTCACTTCTTGCCGCCGGTGTCGTGGCGCTCGCCGCCTGCGCCAACGTGGCGCAGGCTTCCATTGTCATACAGGGTACGCGGCTGGTGTTCCCGTCCGATGCACGGGAAGTTACCGTAAGGCTGAACAACATCGGCAGCGAGCCCGTTCTCGTGCAGAACTGGCTGGACGATGGCCAGGCGGACATGCCGCCCGAGAAAGTCCGCGTTCCCTTCATGCTCGCGCCGGCGGTCGGCCGGGTAGAGCCGAGCAAGGGCGCGGTGCTGCGCATCGTCTATACGCAGGAACCACTGCCGGCCGACCGCGAGACGGTGTTCTGGCTCAATGTGCTGGAGGTGCCCTCGAAGAAGGAGGACGCCGAGAATGCGCTCCTGTTCGCCTTCCGCAGCCGCATCAAGGTCTTCTTCCGGCCCGTGCAACTGACGGACGTCGATGCCGCTCCCGGCAAGCTTGCCTGGAAGCTGGTCACCGTGGATCGCCAGGTGCCGGGTGGAAAGACGGCGAAGCAGCTTGCCGTTGAGGTCAGCAACCCTACGCCCTACCACGTTTCCTTCGGCCGGGTCGACGCCAGGCTGGAGGGCAGGTTTGTCTCCGCGGGTGGTGGCATGGTGGCCCCGCTCAGCAAGGAGACCTTTGTGCTGCCCGAAGCAAAGCCCGGAAATCACCCCGGTGCCCTGGTCCGATACGAAGTCATCAATGACTACGGTGGCCGGTACACGGAAGAGAAGGCATTGGCAAATTAG
- a CDS encoding fimbria/pilus outer membrane usher protein, whose amino-acid sequence MQSSVRLVQPAGPARAGSVAALPTSRPGRLAPRLIGAVAAIAMSPTAWAAATVVGGQGAGTRQPMDLGAQIGETLAQKSNEAQDGDTERTRSAGSDENGPAPEPRLLSALDEKRVIFDSYMLAQGAEGITIDTSRFERLDIVAPGKYRVELHVNGQWRGTEDIEFRQVAGRESAQACYDRDLLTRAGVDLNKSARGQDPVRPPNPMPEGPVCADIGNYVPGAELKFDQAEQAIYLSVPQYYLRLTTSKNYVDPQRWDSGVPALLLNYNTNVFTTQSQGRNTTQAYAGLNLGANLGPLRLRHNGSVTWSAPTGTRYQRGYIYGQTDLPELRSQLLVGESSTSGELFDSVSFRGAQIFSDDRMLPETQRYYAPVVRGTAGSNARVSVHQRGFLVYETTVAPGPFEINDLQVASYGGDLQVTVTEANGQARTFLVPFATTVQLLRPGVTRYSVTAGRASDPALQGSGQYVMQGTLQHGFNNMVTGYGGVAFASNYVSGLLGGALNTRVGGFGADVTWARATVPNGDSLRGSSFRVSYSKNLPNSGTSFSLLAYRYSTRGYLGLRDALMLHDAVERGAAADSFARTRSRVDANISQTLGASGGNVYLNGSSLQYWNQRGQALSFTLGYSNQWRGNTYSVSVQRVQNAGGGGALYGGASSGSSTLVSLNLSIPLGKSARGAPVLNAFVTHDDSAGTQVSSGVSGIIDQQGKGSYSLSGTYDDRRNAASGNASINWRLSDVTLGASIGQGQGYRQASASAQGGLVVHPGGISMAQTLGETIGVVHAADAQGARVGYGGASVDRRGYAVVPSLIPYQLNSIDVDPKGIPDDVELKVTSRSVAPRAGSVVMLTYETRRARAVLINSRMPNGELLPFAATAIDAEGGMAIGAVGQGSRLVVRTEKDRGSIRVEWGKKPEERCVIDYTLPARVEGKRSGYEMLDLPCLPLPAGGVGSKELAARP is encoded by the coding sequence ATGCAATCCTCAGTTCGCCTTGTTCAACCCGCTGGCCCGGCTCGCGCCGGCAGCGTGGCTGCGCTGCCGACCTCCAGGCCGGGGCGCCTTGCGCCTCGCCTGATCGGCGCCGTGGCGGCGATCGCGATGTCGCCTACCGCCTGGGCGGCGGCGACCGTTGTGGGTGGGCAGGGCGCGGGGACGCGTCAGCCCATGGATCTCGGGGCGCAGATTGGCGAAACGCTGGCGCAGAAAAGCAATGAGGCGCAGGACGGCGACACGGAGCGCACGCGAAGTGCCGGCAGCGATGAAAACGGGCCCGCGCCCGAGCCGCGGCTGTTGTCCGCCCTGGACGAAAAACGGGTGATATTCGACTCCTACATGCTGGCACAGGGCGCCGAGGGCATCACGATCGATACCAGCCGTTTCGAGCGGCTGGATATCGTCGCACCGGGCAAGTACCGCGTCGAACTGCATGTCAATGGCCAATGGCGCGGCACCGAGGATATCGAGTTCCGGCAGGTTGCGGGCCGGGAAAGCGCGCAGGCATGCTACGACCGCGATCTGCTCACCCGTGCAGGTGTCGATCTGAACAAGAGCGCGCGCGGCCAGGATCCCGTGCGGCCGCCCAACCCGATGCCGGAAGGCCCGGTCTGTGCCGACATCGGCAACTATGTTCCCGGCGCCGAACTCAAGTTCGACCAGGCGGAGCAGGCGATCTATCTTTCCGTGCCGCAATACTATCTGCGGCTGACCACATCGAAGAACTATGTCGATCCGCAGCGTTGGGACAGTGGCGTTCCGGCGCTGCTGCTCAACTACAACACCAATGTCTTCACCACGCAGAGCCAGGGACGCAACACCACCCAGGCCTACGCGGGGCTGAACCTGGGGGCAAACCTCGGGCCGCTGCGATTGCGCCACAACGGCTCGGTTACCTGGTCGGCGCCGACTGGCACGCGCTATCAGCGTGGCTATATCTATGGCCAGACCGATCTGCCCGAGCTGCGCTCGCAATTGCTGGTCGGCGAGAGCTCGACCAGCGGCGAGCTGTTCGATTCGGTGTCTTTCCGCGGCGCGCAGATCTTCAGCGACGACCGCATGCTGCCCGAGACGCAGCGCTACTACGCACCTGTGGTGCGCGGTACCGCCGGCTCGAACGCCCGGGTCTCGGTCCACCAGCGCGGTTTCCTGGTCTACGAGACCACCGTGGCGCCGGGGCCGTTCGAGATCAATGACCTGCAGGTTGCCAGCTACGGCGGCGACCTGCAGGTGACCGTGACAGAGGCCAACGGGCAGGCGCGTACCTTCCTGGTGCCCTTTGCCACCACCGTGCAGCTGTTGCGGCCCGGCGTCACGCGCTACAGCGTGACCGCGGGCAGGGCTAGCGATCCCGCTTTGCAAGGCAGCGGACAGTACGTCATGCAGGGCACACTGCAACACGGCTTCAACAATATGGTCACCGGCTACGGCGGCGTGGCCTTCGCCAGCAACTATGTGTCCGGGCTGCTGGGCGGGGCGCTCAACACGCGCGTCGGTGGCTTTGGCGCCGACGTCACGTGGGCCAGGGCCACCGTGCCAAACGGCGATAGCCTGCGTGGCTCCAGCTTCCGTGTTTCGTACAGCAAGAATTTGCCGAACAGCGGTACCAGTTTCTCGCTGCTGGCGTACCGCTATTCCACGCGTGGCTATCTTGGCCTGCGCGATGCGCTGATGCTGCACGATGCCGTCGAGCGCGGCGCGGCGGCCGATTCGTTCGCGCGCACGCGCAGCAGAGTGGATGCCAACATTAGCCAGACGCTCGGCGCGAGCGGCGGCAATGTCTACCTCAACGGCTCTTCGCTCCAGTACTGGAACCAGCGTGGCCAGGCGCTCAGTTTCACGCTGGGCTATAGCAACCAGTGGCGCGGCAACACCTATTCCGTGTCCGTGCAGCGCGTGCAGAACGCGGGGGGCGGTGGGGCCTTGTATGGGGGAGCGAGCAGCGGCAGCAGCACGCTGGTCAGCCTCAACCTGTCGATTCCACTGGGAAAGTCCGCCCGCGGCGCTCCCGTCCTGAACGCCTTCGTCACGCACGACGACAGTGCCGGCACGCAGGTGTCTTCCGGCGTTTCGGGGATCATCGACCAGCAGGGCAAGGGCTCGTACTCGCTCTCCGGCACCTATGACGACCGGCGCAATGCCGCCTCGGGCAACGCCAGCATCAACTGGCGCCTGTCCGACGTCACGCTGGGCGCCAGCATTGGCCAGGGTCAAGGCTATCGGCAGGCATCGGCCAGCGCGCAGGGCGGCCTGGTCGTTCATCCGGGCGGCATATCCATGGCACAGACCCTTGGCGAGACCATCGGCGTGGTCCATGCGGCGGATGCGCAGGGCGCCCGGGTCGGCTACGGCGGCGCCAGCGTGGACCGGCGCGGCTACGCGGTCGTACCCAGCCTGATCCCTTATCAGTTGAACAGCATCGATGTCGATCCCAAGGGCATCCCCGACGACGTCGAATTGAAGGTGACCTCGCGCAGTGTCGCGCCGCGCGCTGGCTCGGTGGTGATGCTCACCTACGAAACCCGCAGGGCGCGCGCCGTGCTCATCAACAGCCGCATGCCCAATGGCGAACTGCTGCCCTTCGCCGCCACCGCCATCGATGCCGAAGGCGGCATGGCGATCGGCGCCGTGGGCCAGGGCAGCCGGCTGGTGGTGCGCACCGAGAAGGACCGCGGCTCGATCCGCGTCGAATGGGGCAAGAAGCCCGAAGAGCGCTGCGTGATCGACTACACGCTGCCCGCACGCGTAGAGGGCAAACGCAGCGGCTACGAGATGCTGGACCTGCCATGCCTTCCATTGCCGGCCGGTGGCGTAGGCAGCAAAGAGCTGGCGGCGCGTCCGTGA
- a CDS encoding ShlB/FhaC/HecB family hemolysin secretion/activation protein, translating into MTAGRETFVDVDVDVDVDAQARRAVGDRAARRAFGLRACGVGLMLLLAVAGHAQVPGAPHAPNAANVPSIPRAGQTMRDLETVRPELPAPSSLELDLPKADDRSVPAASADPGIRLKVQGFRIDGNKVFDSAQLLPLLSDLNGSEQDLAGLHAAADRITAYYHAHGYLLARAFLPPQDIEDGLIRLEVMEGRYGQVVLQNKSRAFDGVLRQPLSRLRRGEAVHSAELESSLLLLNDIPGAEAKGTLQSGTEPGTTDLLVEAEPGPLAGGSLEADNYGGYYTGEYRLGGSFYLNNPLRLGDQLSLRVLGSDKRQRYYRAGYQLPVGPWSTRVGVSYSDMGYHLGKDFAVLEAHGRASIRSVFVSQPLLRGRAFNLSAQLQYDDKRLRDEMDLFERNVGKRVGLWTAGVNGNGQDNVFGGGQTMFSASYSTGRLRIDDPYTEFIDQVSARTGGSFSKMNLSAARLQRLSNRFQLYAQANAQWASGNLDGSEKFGMGGPYGVRAYALGAGSGDQGWQASLELRYAVAPGWQLSAFVDKSVVDVNKQPWTRERNTRRLTGAGIGGAWAGQGHQISLALAWPLGQRDASGGPVRSPRFWVQGAQYF; encoded by the coding sequence GTGACTGCTGGCCGTGAAACTTTTGTCGATGTCGATGTCGATGTCGATGTCGATGCACAAGCCCGCCGGGCGGTCGGTGACCGGGCCGCGCGCCGCGCCTTCGGGCTGCGTGCCTGCGGTGTCGGCCTGATGTTGCTGCTGGCGGTCGCGGGGCATGCGCAGGTGCCCGGTGCGCCCCATGCGCCCAATGCGGCGAATGTACCCAGCATACCCAGGGCCGGGCAGACCATGCGCGATCTCGAGACCGTGCGTCCGGAACTCCCTGCGCCGTCCAGTCTGGAGCTGGACCTGCCCAAGGCGGACGATCGCAGCGTGCCCGCCGCGTCCGCCGACCCGGGGATACGCCTGAAGGTGCAGGGCTTTCGCATCGACGGGAACAAGGTATTCGACTCGGCGCAACTGCTGCCCTTGCTGAGCGACCTGAACGGCAGCGAGCAGGACCTCGCAGGCTTGCACGCGGCGGCGGACCGCATCACCGCGTATTACCACGCGCACGGCTACCTGCTGGCGCGCGCCTTCCTGCCGCCGCAGGATATCGAAGATGGCTTGATCCGGCTCGAAGTGATGGAGGGCAGGTACGGGCAGGTCGTGCTGCAGAATAAATCGCGCGCGTTCGACGGCGTGCTGCGCCAGCCGCTGTCGAGGCTCAGGCGCGGCGAGGCGGTGCATAGCGCGGAACTGGAAAGCAGCCTGCTGCTGCTCAACGATATCCCCGGCGCCGAGGCCAAGGGTACCTTGCAGTCCGGCACCGAGCCCGGTACCACCGACCTGCTGGTCGAGGCGGAGCCCGGGCCGCTGGCCGGGGGCAGTCTGGAGGCGGACAACTACGGCGGCTACTACACCGGCGAATACCGCCTGGGCGGCAGCTTCTACCTGAACAACCCGTTGCGGCTGGGGGACCAGTTGAGCCTGCGCGTGCTTGGCAGCGACAAGCGGCAGCGCTACTACCGCGCCGGCTACCAGTTGCCGGTCGGTCCCTGGTCCACACGCGTGGGCGTGTCGTACTCGGATATGGGCTATCACCTCGGCAAGGATTTCGCGGTGCTGGAAGCGCACGGCCGCGCCAGCATCCGCAGCGTCTTCGTCTCGCAGCCGCTGCTGCGCGGCCGCGCCTTCAACCTGAGCGCCCAGCTGCAGTACGACGACAAGCGGCTGCGCGACGAGATGGATCTCTTCGAGCGCAACGTCGGCAAGCGCGTGGGGCTGTGGACCGCTGGCGTGAACGGCAACGGCCAGGACAACGTATTCGGCGGCGGGCAGACCATGTTCTCGGCGAGCTACAGCACGGGACGGCTTCGCATCGACGATCCGTACACCGAGTTCATCGACCAGGTCAGCGCGAGAACCGGCGGCAGCTTCAGCAAGATGAACCTGAGCGCGGCGCGCCTGCAGCGGCTGAGCAATCGCTTCCAGCTCTATGCCCAGGCCAATGCGCAATGGGCGTCCGGCAACCTGGACGGCTCGGAGAAGTTCGGCATGGGCGGGCCCTATGGCGTGCGCGCCTACGCGCTCGGCGCCGGCAGCGGCGACCAGGGCTGGCAGGCCAGCCTGGAGTTGCGCTACGCGGTGGCCCCTGGCTGGCAGCTGAGCGCCTTCGTGGACAAGAGCGTGGTGGACGTCAACAAGCAGCCTTGGACCAGGGAGCGCAATACGCGACGGTTGACGGGGGCGGGCATCGGTGGCGCCTGGGCCGGGCAGGGACATCAGATCAGCCTGGCGCTGGCCTGGCCGCTGGGCCAGCGCGACGCAAGCGGGGGGCCGGTGCGCAGCCCCAGGTTTTGGGTTCAGGGCGCGCAGTACTTCTGA
- a CDS encoding fimbrial protein has translation MKRTILGKRTILGSLAAGCVVMAAMAPSLSHAFDGHLDFTGSITDVTCTINGKPAGPNNRTTVDLGRVDPIIFTGVGVKSPAVPFSLVLGGGTACKDKTKASISFDTGSANIDPATGNLILQGTAAAKGVQIEISDNGNKATGKIPLHLAQTNPQVATITDNTATLTYSAAYVQTAAAVTAGAGNSFIRYTMAYY, from the coding sequence ATGAAGCGTACTATTCTCGGGAAACGTACCATTCTCGGTTCTCTCGCAGCCGGCTGTGTGGTCATGGCCGCCATGGCTCCCTCGTTGTCGCATGCGTTCGACGGCCATCTGGACTTCACCGGCTCCATCACGGACGTCACCTGCACCATCAACGGCAAGCCGGCCGGGCCCAACAACCGCACCACCGTGGATCTGGGTCGCGTGGATCCCATCATCTTCACGGGCGTTGGCGTTAAATCTCCCGCTGTACCGTTCAGCCTGGTACTGGGCGGCGGCACGGCCTGCAAGGATAAAACGAAGGCCTCTATCTCGTTTGATACGGGCTCCGCCAACATCGATCCTGCCACCGGCAACCTGATCCTGCAGGGCACCGCTGCGGCGAAGGGCGTGCAGATCGAGATCAGCGACAACGGCAACAAGGCCACCGGCAAGATCCCGCTGCACCTGGCTCAGACGAACCCGCAGGTGGCCACGATCACGGACAACACCGCAACGCTGACCTATAGCGCGGCCTATGTCCAGACCGCTGCCGCCGTCACGGCGGGTGCGGGTAACTCGTTCATCCGCTACACGATGGCCTACTACTAA
- a CDS encoding filamentous hemagglutinin N-terminal domain-containing protein: MNKSYALVWNQAQGCWNVASEGARRRGKSGGARRVIAAAVALLGLGALAPAHALPTGNVIVSGTGNVATYNNGQAMSINQSSDKLIINWNGFSVGAKERVTFNQPDSNSIALNRVISANASNIQGQIDANGRVFLVNPNGMVFGQTAQVNVGGLVASTQDITNADFNSGTYRFAGGAGASIINAGRITAAPGGSVALLGTTVNNTGFIQAQMGRVALGAGNDFTVSFDASNLLNLKVNDGLVGSLVQNGGLLKADGGQVLMTARAAGSLQQAVVNNTGMIEAKTLRGNAGKITLDGGSAGVVRVAGNLNASAMAGPGNGGTIETRGADVQVQLGTQVNTQANNGQTGTWKLSGMDVNVGQSAGSGEITAYSDTLSRNLGTTNIELASTVGNLLVNAPIEWSSGNKLTLTSAGDVNVNGALSATGVNASLAMTAGDAKDINLNNKVTLSGAGNGLALNYGRSLNLNNGAVVTLSGTGASFRSNGFSYNVIQNLAQLQGINDNLGGYYVLGNKISGGSMKSIGGDYGTFYGTFDGLGNTLSNLKVTSTGPLSGLFSASSGSISNLGLATLTVNATSGNAGAAALGGLVGQNSGTISNVNATGVCLSSNSGRAHSMGGLVGKNLIDGSIDRASVSASNLSGSNLTQSIGGLVGENAGSVTRSRSDAKIGGYMQRTAMGGVGGLVGLNAGPNAYIADSSSRGTVGTSNGGLNVGGLVGYNNGGVIERVFSAGDTGSSSNAVIGGLVGLNDSGGRIADASTSGRVDGSGAAAIGGLVGQNRNGSLINVKTSGLVRDTSGIDVGGLAGSNEGGTIFGAEATGAVIGGANNRVGGLVGSNYSGTIQSSVARGKTSGGSNSHTGGLVGYNGGNLLAVEASGEVYANTNSFVGGLVGTNVASNGAAIVSGVASGNVKGESRSVVGGLVGQNHGAVSASSASGTVSGGNYVTMGGLIGLNQGEVNYSTASGKVDFVSSYGQSYGGLVGVNFGLMQGNRVSGNAALLPQAGINYGTIIQ, from the coding sequence ATGAACAAAAGCTATGCACTGGTCTGGAATCAGGCCCAGGGATGCTGGAACGTCGCCAGCGAAGGGGCTCGCCGCCGCGGCAAGTCTGGCGGTGCCAGGCGCGTGATTGCCGCCGCTGTTGCGCTGTTGGGGCTGGGGGCGCTTGCGCCGGCGCATGCCTTGCCGACCGGCAATGTGATCGTATCGGGCACCGGCAATGTCGCGACCTACAACAATGGCCAGGCCATGTCGATCAACCAGTCGAGCGACAAGCTGATCATCAACTGGAACGGGTTCAGCGTTGGCGCGAAGGAGAGAGTCACCTTCAACCAGCCCGACAGCAACTCGATCGCGCTCAACCGCGTGATCAGTGCGAATGCCAGCAATATCCAGGGCCAGATCGATGCCAATGGCCGCGTTTTCCTGGTCAACCCCAACGGGATGGTGTTCGGGCAGACCGCCCAGGTCAACGTGGGCGGCCTGGTGGCCTCGACGCAGGACATCACCAACGCGGATTTCAACAGCGGGACCTACCGCTTTGCCGGCGGCGCGGGTGCGTCGATCATCAATGCCGGCCGGATTACCGCCGCGCCGGGTGGCAGCGTGGCGCTGCTGGGCACGACGGTGAACAACACTGGCTTTATCCAGGCGCAGATGGGCCGGGTGGCGCTAGGCGCCGGCAATGACTTCACCGTGAGCTTCGACGCCAGCAACCTGCTCAACCTGAAGGTGAACGACGGCCTGGTGGGCTCGCTGGTGCAAAACGGCGGCCTGCTCAAGGCCGACGGCGGCCAGGTGCTGATGACGGCGCGTGCCGCGGGCAGCTTGCAGCAGGCGGTGGTGAACAATACGGGCATGATCGAGGCCAAGACCTTGCGCGGCAATGCCGGCAAGATCACGCTGGACGGCGGCAGCGCCGGCGTCGTGCGTGTGGCCGGCAACCTGAACGCCAGCGCGATGGCCGGCCCGGGCAATGGCGGCACCATCGAGACCCGCGGCGCCGATGTGCAGGTGCAGTTGGGCACCCAGGTCAACACCCAGGCCAATAACGGGCAGACAGGCACCTGGAAGCTCAGCGGGATGGATGTCAACGTCGGCCAGAGCGCCGGCAGTGGCGAAATTACCGCATATAGTGACACGCTCTCGCGCAACCTCGGCACCACCAATATCGAGCTGGCCAGCACCGTTGGCAATCTTTTGGTCAACGCGCCGATCGAGTGGAGCAGCGGCAACAAGCTGACGCTGACCTCGGCTGGCGATGTCAATGTGAACGGAGCGCTGAGCGCCACCGGCGTCAATGCCAGCCTGGCCATGACCGCCGGCGACGCCAAGGATATCAACCTGAACAACAAGGTCACGCTCAGCGGAGCCGGCAACGGCCTGGCGTTGAACTATGGCCGTTCGCTGAACCTGAACAACGGCGCGGTGGTCACCTTGTCCGGGACGGGGGCGTCGTTCAGGTCGAACGGCTTTTCCTATAACGTGATCCAGAATCTCGCGCAGCTGCAGGGCATCAACGACAATCTGGGCGGCTACTACGTGCTGGGCAACAAGATCAGCGGCGGCAGCATGAAGTCGATCGGCGGCGACTACGGCACGTTCTACGGCACCTTCGACGGCCTGGGCAATACCTTGAGCAATCTCAAGGTGACCAGCACCGGGCCTTTGTCCGGCCTGTTCTCGGCATCGTCCGGCAGCATCAGCAACCTCGGCCTGGCGACGTTGACGGTCAACGCGACGTCTGGCAATGCCGGCGCCGCTGCGCTGGGCGGGCTGGTGGGGCAGAATTCCGGCACCATCTCCAACGTCAACGCCACTGGCGTATGCCTGTCTAGCAACAGCGGGCGGGCCCATTCAATGGGTGGCCTGGTGGGGAAAAACCTCATCGACGGCTCCATCGACCGCGCTTCGGTGAGCGCCTCCAATCTGTCCGGCAGCAACCTGACCCAATCGATCGGTGGCCTGGTCGGCGAAAACGCGGGCAGCGTGACACGCAGCAGGTCGGATGCCAAGATCGGCGGATACATGCAGCGCACGGCCATGGGCGGCGTGGGCGGCCTGGTCGGGCTGAACGCCGGGCCTAACGCCTATATCGCCGATTCGTCCAGCCGGGGCACCGTCGGCACATCCAACGGCGGCCTGAACGTGGGCGGCCTGGTGGGCTACAACAACGGTGGCGTCATCGAGCGCGTCTTCTCCGCCGGCGACACAGGCTCTTCCAGCAACGCCGTGATCGGTGGCCTGGTTGGCCTCAACGACAGCGGCGGCCGGATTGCCGATGCCAGCACCAGTGGCCGCGTAGACGGCAGCGGTGCCGCGGCCATCGGCGGCCTGGTGGGGCAGAACCGGAACGGTAGCCTGATCAATGTCAAGACCAGCGGCCTGGTCAGGGATACTTCGGGCATCGATGTGGGCGGCCTGGCCGGCAGCAACGAGGGCGGCACCATCTTCGGCGCGGAAGCCACCGGCGCCGTGATCGGCGGCGCCAACAACCGCGTGGGCGGCCTGGTCGGCAGCAACTACAGCGGCACCATCCAGAGTTCGGTGGCGCGAGGCAAGACCTCGGGCGGCAGCAACAGCCACACCGGCGGCCTGGTCGGCTACAACGGCGGCAACCTGCTGGCGGTGGAAGCGAGCGGCGAAGTCTATGCCAATACCAACAGCTTTGTCGGCGGCCTGGTCGGCACCAACGTCGCCAGCAATGGCGCCGCGATCGTGTCGGGCGTAGCCAGCGGCAACGTCAAGGGTGAAAGCCGCAGCGTGGTGGGTGGCCTGGTTGGCCAGAACCACGGCGCGGTCAGTGCTTCGTCGGCTTCCGGCACGGTCAGCGGTGGCAACTACGTGACGATGGGCGGCCTGATTGGCCTGAATCAGGGCGAAGTCAATTACTCGACGGCCAGCGGCAAGGTCGACTTCGTGTCGAGCTACGGCCAGAGCTATGGTGGCCTGGTCGGTGTGAACTTCGGTCTCATGCAAGGCAACCGGGTTTCCGGCAATGCTGCCCTGTTGCCGCAGGCCGGCATCAACTACGGCACCATCATTCAGTAA